CTCATTGTTAGTgtacaagtttttaaaatttttttcgattttcggtATGATTATTAGCGTTTATTTACAACTTTATAATGAAAAAcaagcataaaaaaatatattgtttattaagcgtaattttttttttagttccatTAAGTATGAGGtgcaaaatacaatttaatttgactttagCCAGGTTAATTTAGACAggtaacataaattaattttggattCAGTATAATAACGAATCTGTTTTGAACTTTATCAAgatcaaaaatattcaataattcttTACGGTTGGTTTAGCTTTAGAACATTTACATTTCTTgatgaaattctaaaaataactactccatataataaaaatgatgaaaagtgaaaattagtatttttgtatatttctttcTAAAAGTTTCATAGTCATATACTTCAATTTATCCTGAAGATTCAGACTGTGTGGTTGAAGTAATCATATCAGTGCTCTCTTCACTGAATGCGTCCTCCAGTTTTTCTTCTTCATTTTGACATTTTACTTCGGCGGTCCTTTTACATGGTTCTTCGGGTATCTTCCGTATTTCTCTGTTACATTCACATATGAGTTCTGGTTGTCCTATTTCGGATGTTTCAGTATTACACGGGTCTTCTTTTGCTTTTTCTCTCCACTTTTTTTCTGGTACATATAACAAATGATAGTTAAGTCTCGTATATGTTTTGCAGAATATCGAGAAAAGATGCACATACAATGGCaccaattttcagaaaattatttcaaaatatttttgtaatattgataaaattttgatctatTTGTAAACCCCTTAATATTTGGTAATAGAATTAGAAAGCCTAAAAATTATCgaggttatatttttattgtggcaGATGAAACTTTTCATagctcaaaaattatttacaataatctttcttcgatttttttagCATGAATAAAATCTGAAGGAATGATTAATTTTACAGTGGTTTGGAATGATATcgaaatgataattatttttgccctttaagattggaaaattttttagaagagGTACAAACGGACTCCCAGTTCAAACTGCCCTGATATTATCGGATCGAGTTGTAATGATTTCTTATACTTcccataaaaactttaaaaattttgtaggcggggtacatttcattttattttaagactTTTGACCTAATATTTTGGATGAAattcaatttacatttaatgTGCGTTTTTCATTCACTTCAGTTACCTGCCATTTCCTCAATAGTTAAGTGTTTAACCAAACACGTTCCTTCCGGTTTCTTTGTACATGTGCTCCACTTAAATCCACTTACTATGACTTCTTTGAGTTGAGCACAACACGGTGTTCTTTTTTTACAAGTTTCTCGTGCATGACAAATACACTTCCCGGCAACATACTCATGCTTCCTTTGTCCACCTTTTGGAAAACAATATTGACATAATCGTTTGTTATGCACTAAACACCAATATATTATTACGAATAATAATACaacttcaacaaaaaaataacattaaattcaaaatatgagaAAGCGCTTCGAAAAATGGAAGCCGAAGCGAGTAAGCAGATTTTCTTCTCAAACTCTGGGGAGCTCAAACTTACCAAAAAATACTGGTAATGATATGGTTAAAAACTTGCTATTGTTCTGAATTGGCTCAAAGTGTTCAGGTGCGACTGTTGTGGTCAAGGTGGTGATATTTTTATTCACagatattattacaatttctttCTTTGTAGTTGTTTCTATAGCAAACTTACACATcgattattatgtattatagatAGATACATGCGTAAGAAATGTCagc
The Chrysoperla carnea chromosome 4, inChrCarn1.1, whole genome shotgun sequence genome window above contains:
- the LOC123297928 gene encoding uncharacterized protein LOC123297928 — encoded protein: MCKFAIETTTKKEIVIISVNKNITTLTTTVAPEHFEPIQNNSKFLTISLPVFFVVLLFVIIYWCLVHNKRLCQYCFPKGGQRKHEYVAGKCICHARETCKKRTPCCAQLKEVIVSGFKWSTCTKKPEGTCLVKHLTIEEMAEKKWREKAKEDPCNTETSEIGQPELICECNREIRKIPEEPCKRTAEVKCQNEEEKLEDAFSEESTDMITSTTQSESSG